The proteins below are encoded in one region of Polynucleobacter sp. AP-Nino-20-G2:
- a CDS encoding 3',5'-nucleoside bisphosphate phosphatase → MTSISSLNADLHCHSVVSDGTLTPEELAERAHANGVHLWALTDHDELGGQARARSAASALGMDYLAGVEISVTWMGQTIHIVGLGIDAAHAGILEGLRRTRDGRGNRAKLMAEQLLKAGIPGAYEGALHFAGNPELISRTHFARFLVEQGVCRDTDHVFKNYLIEDKPGYVPHLWASLDEAVAWIKAAGGVAVIAHPGRYKLSAMQMDELYKHFKEIGGMAIEVITGSHSPSQYQTYGKIAQHYGFLASRGSDFHDPEESYIDLGALPRLPDHLTPVWSMFH, encoded by the coding sequence ACATTGCCACTCCGTAGTTTCCGACGGGACTTTGACGCCCGAGGAATTGGCGGAGCGCGCCCATGCGAATGGGGTGCATTTGTGGGCCCTTACTGATCATGATGAACTTGGTGGTCAAGCTAGAGCAAGATCTGCGGCCAGTGCACTCGGAATGGATTATCTGGCGGGGGTGGAAATTTCAGTTACTTGGATGGGGCAAACCATTCATATTGTTGGTCTCGGAATTGATGCTGCCCATGCGGGGATTCTGGAGGGGTTGCGCCGTACTCGCGATGGCCGGGGGAATCGTGCCAAATTAATGGCTGAGCAACTGCTCAAAGCGGGCATTCCTGGCGCCTATGAAGGCGCGCTGCATTTTGCTGGTAATCCTGAATTAATTTCTCGCACCCACTTCGCCCGCTTTTTAGTGGAGCAGGGGGTGTGCCGTGATACAGACCATGTATTTAAAAACTACCTTATCGAAGATAAGCCTGGTTACGTGCCACATTTGTGGGCCAGCCTAGATGAAGCTGTTGCTTGGATTAAAGCGGCTGGTGGCGTTGCCGTGATTGCGCATCCTGGCCGCTACAAACTCAGTGCCATGCAGATGGATGAGCTCTATAAGCATTTCAAGGAGATTGGTGGCATGGCAATTGAGGTGATTACCGGTAGCCATAGTCCGAGCCAATATCAGACCTATGGCAAGATTGCCCAGCATTATGGATTTTTGGCTTCGCGGGGTTCAGATTTTCATGATCCCGAAGAGAGTTATATTGATCTAGGTGCTTTGCCACGCTTGCCTGATCACCTGACACCTGTATGGTCGATGTTTCATTGA